DNA from Coffea arabica cultivar ET-39 chromosome 10c, Coffea Arabica ET-39 HiFi, whole genome shotgun sequence:
GTTGATAGAGatagagatatatatatatacatatatgcaaggaaggaaggaaggaaggaaggatgTAGGCTTTCTCATCCCTCTACTGTGTGTTTGTCTTGTTTGGGGATGGCAAAAGCAAATTCAAAGACTCATTGCTGCTGCTCGCATCCTTTGACGAGAAGCCCTTTTGCTGAATTTgcaccatccatccatccatctctcgctttttgttttttttagctGCTTctgctctttttcttcttcttttggtaaaaagataaataaagatGTTATAGGATGACGACAATTATTACTATTAACTCATCTACTTCTAAGGTCAGGTAGTAgactagtagtagtagtattttccGGGACCAAGGGGGGGGGGCAGCAACAAAACAATCAATGCTGCTCAAAATTTGGGCCATTGCATAAACTTGTGGTTGGGATCCAATTGGGTATCAAAACTAATCACAATTTCGCGTTTTGGAGCTACACTACTATCATCATATTGGTTCTTGCTTATCAAAAATTGAACCTGACAATTTCTCATTCACTAGTTTATGTGCCCAAGTCTTTACCAACCCAATCATAATCCCACAAAAAAGCACTTCTGAGTTCAAACAAATACTACCACTATAGAGCTAGCTAGCTATCTTCACGGGGCTTCACCGTGCGTGCATGGTAGTGTGTCTTGAGCCCACCATatccttccttccttcttttttttttttggttggggaTACTGTAGAATTTGTTCTAGACTTATTTCTATTCTATACACTAGAGGTTCGAAAGGGATTAaatctttgtttggattgcatttttttgaatttttttataaaaaaattaatatagcgATTTAATATATgcgagataaaaaagtgatttaaaaatgtattcacGCTGAATCACCGCCGATCGAGACGACGGGTACCTATGCAGCATATCCTTCCTGTGTTTTAGCGGTAGTATCATTTATGCTGCTGTTTCAACTCTGTGTGCGTAGGGACGGCCCCtaaattgttttctttcttgtttccccgaactttctttcttcctttctttccatTAAAGCTTAATTGCAAGCGGTGACATTTTGGACGGAGTTTCAATGCTTGCAATCATTTGGGTGGCATGGCATGCTAACGTGTagattcagttttttttttttttttttctcttcttataAGAAAGTCAAAAAGGGTTGGTGATacatttttccttcaattttgaaTTAATGTGACGGTGAGAGGCCTCCAATTTTGGGCTGCTATAGTATTTACTAGTAGTGATTTACGGGTTACTATTCCATTTTGAACGAGGACAAAAACCTCTAAACATTTGAAAGTACTCACTTTTCAGGGATAAGTAGTAGAAGTGTTTCTAAAATTAATTCAGGGATTAGGTTAATATTAGAGTGATAGAATAGAACAGTAAATTATATTATCAATGGTTTATTACGACGCCTTGTAATCTTGATGATATTTTCCTTCCAACTAATGATATGTATGTTTGAATTTACAAGCTACAATTACCAGGTCGAGCATTTGGGTTGGCACCAGACATATATATCCGAAGTGCTGGTTGTAATAGGTCtcagagaggaggaggaggaaggcgAGGGAGGGAGGGAGTGATGACGGTGGTGGCTGTGAGTGgcagtattaatttttttttttgaaaaaaaatatcttaaaaaactttttaaattttaaaagcaCACCTAACATTTATTGTAAAAGTTTTTTCAATACATAATATtgttacaataaaatatttcaaaagcaCCGAAAAacacagctaatccaaacgaagCCATTCGGTGGGTATGCCGTATGCATAGAAGTTAAGCGGCATTTGGTTAATTTGATCTAAAGAAAAATACATGGAGACCTCACAATACAAATCAAAAAGCAGACAAAGGATGTAAGATGCAAATCCTGATCAGCATGGTCGCAGTCCAATTCATGCGGATTGACACATGAAATGCATGAAGAAAATTCGAAAGGAATAGAAACAAAGGATGAATAATTAAGTAGAACCGTAGTAATTATGCAAGTCTGCTGCCAATGCGTCGACCTTTCTTGTGATGAAGTTTTGAATCAACAATTGCAATTTATCCAGCTTCGGCTTGTTGATTTTCCGAGGAGGAGGGAGGGGTTAATACAATTGTATGATCGTTGTACTTTTTACCTGATTTAGTATATATTTTTGTTACACGCGTAATTTTTGTTCCTATGTATCAACTCAATAAGATGAAAATCCCAATTGTACTTCCCCTTCTTTAAGATTTTCCCGTGAGAGTTTTTGCCACTCTTTGCTAGTAGTTTCACAGTAAGGCGGGCCCAAAATGTCAGAGCTTGAGCGCaaaaagtagtagtagtagtagttcgCAGGGTgtgtaaaatggaaaaatttcgatttatcGACTGAATTGGAATTCGGTAATTCAGAATGAAAATCAGAAATTTGATTTCAAATTGGTCGAATTCGGTAACAAGATTTTTCAAATCGaaaattccgatttcgaattgtttttcatttatatataaaatataatataacatttatattataataataatttttatattcatgaattcggtgaaatcgaaattcctatttcgatttcaatttcgttttcacacacatatatataatattttatatatatatgtaatataatatttatataataataataataatttttatattcatgaattcggtgaaatcggaatttaccGAATTTCGAATTGAATTCTGAACGAATTCGAATTTGGAATTGGTGAATTCCAAATCGAGTGTGTTtagattgtaagttatttgcccaaatatatttgcttacatcaccgTTACAATTTCAAATAcacatttttatcttctcaattacctttttatctcacacacatcacatcacaaaaagtgctacaataaaaatatctcaaataacttacaatccaaacacactctgataccaaaattctgaaaaatttcgatttcaatGTTCTGAAttaccgatttcgatttcgattcaCACCCCTAGTAGTACATActtaaagctacaatttcttattttctaacaattttttgCAATGCAACTAGTTTCGTTCTTATTTTGGATGGGCATGGttttcaaaattctcaaacAGTTTTtcactatttctttttttttttaaattcttatAGACACACTTTTTTAAAAATGCActacaataaaaattttctaaaattaaaaataaaaaacaaaaacaactacCCAAATGGacaaattttgtaaaataaaatttagtCAAATCGAACAAAATGCAGATGAGTAATTATTGAGTTTTCCTAAATATATAACACAAATCttttaatatttcttgagtttccaTTCGTTTGAGTATTAACAGCTTTACGGCTAGTTTGGGAGATAAGAtttgaacagaaaaaaaaaaaagggaaaaaaaagttaGGTGTTTCGAATGTTTAAGAAGCCGATTTGATTTAGGACGATGGAGATGCCCtctacaattaaaaaaaaatttcccatcCAAAATCATGTAGAAAATGAAGGAAAGTTGGGGGAAgcctaaaaaattttaaaattgtgcATTCTATCTTTAAAATgctattgaatgaaattttattGACATATATGTTTATAATCATCTCCTTTCTTTTACAAACTCACAAATATCATCaaattctcttcttttcttttcttatcctctcttttccttataagcctttctcttattttcttttctatcctcaaCTTCCAAACTAACTACCTGTAAAAGTTTTCATTTatcatttgaaatttaattgccCTTTGAATTAGTAGTAATAGCTTCCTTTACAATTTTTATTGCATCCATGTTGCAAACAAAGGAGACCCCAAACGGATAGTTCGCTGGTTAGCTCTTTGGGCCTTGACTAGGGGTCACTGTTTCGATTCCCACTTATTACCGTATGGTACATCTTTGGGGTGAGCTCTGCACCATCGGAGGGCTAGTCTGATGTAAGTCAAGATACCCAtgtattgacaaaaaaaaaaaaaaaaaaaagttgcaaaCAAAAAGGTCAAAAGATGCCACTTTAACTGTAGCCTAGAAGTAATAGGCTTCCAAAATAGTCGGTGGATTCCCGGTAACTATGCCCTCGATGTTCTTTATTGCTTTCCTCTTTTTACTTCTTTTCACCAAGCACCATGGAGCCTCTCTTTGTGCAAATAGTCGAGGCTGTTACTCAAATTAGGAAAGCCGGTCTCAAAGTTGAATCCATCAAAGAGAAGGCAAATCAAATGCACCGCCCATGACACAGATACGCGAAGCTTCTGTTATTCTCGCTTCTCAGGAAAAAGCCAAAGCAAATTCTGTGCTTGTCTTTTAGTAGTTTTTTAACTACTAGTAGGTCATTCGGAAGGCCTTCATAATGCTCTTCTAAACATAAGCCAGATTTCCCTTAATAATTCTTGCAGCGTGCTGATTATGCATGTTAAATCCTCCTTAGACTGATCACTTGATCATTCTGACTAAGAAGTCAAATTCAAAATGCAATCGGCCCAAAACTCCGAGTCAGATGGAAGTGAGAAAATGGAATTGAGTGGAATATAACTCCTAAATTCACAGATTATAGATGATTTTGTTTAACCACTTTGAGCCCACCTAGTTACAAGTTATATGTCAACATTGACACTTTTGGTTTAGCGGTTAAAATTGAGATCTCAGGACTTAAAAAGATCCTCGAGTTCTAATGTCCTCTCCGCGTCTTAAATTTCACCCCCATTTCGATTAAAAAGGGAAATAATagactagtttttttttatgaagTTACATGTGCAAGTAACTCTTTAAGATTACCGAGCGAAGGCCTCGTTCCCTTTCCATCTCTCAAATTCTGGTTTtctaaatttggaaaaaaaagcgAAAGTTGCCCAGGGTatctaagaaaattttggaaaatagcAAAGGTCCATGTGCGTTTAACTTTTTAAGATTTCAAGTCCCTGTTTGCATGTGCATGGAACCCTTGATCACAGAGTCTACTTTTCTAACTTTGAGCTTCATTTACTCTTACGCTTCATTTGCACAAACTTAAAAATTCGAAACAAAAGAAATTGCGCTTTATGATCACGCTTCATCTCATTCGTAAACGACACGAGGTTGCATATTAAAAATCAATTGAAACTGGAAATAGATCACAGAACACTCTCGATTGCAATTGAATTTAGAGAGCATGCAAAACCCAAAAAACATAACACGTGCACAAAGGCAATGCTCCGAGCTTGGGCACGTCACTCAGGGGAGCATTTTAGGTGCCTCAGGCTTGGGAAGTCAGGGCTTGCAAAAGGGGTAACTCAGGAGGCTTCGGAAGGGTTGGTAATTGAGGCAATGCTGCTGGTAGTTCAGGCTCAGGAAAAATCGGTTTTGACAGGGCTGGGATATCGGGCAAAAGGGGGAAACTCAGGATTTGGCAGTTGAGGCTCTCAGGTAAAGTTGGCAAGTCAGGTAGGTTCAGGCAAAGTTGGAAATGCAGGAAGAGATGGGAACTGGGGTTTGGGAAGCTCAGGCACCGCAGGCAAAGCTGGTGGATCCAACAGGCAGCTAATATTTACTTCGAAGCTACTCATTGCAGAGAATGTAAGCAGgaggaaaagaagaagcaaagcAAAAGAGCTCTGATAACTTGCCATGTCTCTTTTACTGTTGCGCAGCTGTTCATAACTTTGAAAGAAGAATAAAGTAATTCCGTAGAATGCGATACTTGTAAAAAGCATTCTTTTGGAATTCATGGCTAGATGCTGCCTCTAAGAGTCCGGCAGTGGACTACTACTATGATAGGAAGGAGAAAAATATGAGAGGGTAGTCAGGAAAACGCACGGAGTTTTTCAAGCAAGTTAGTTGAACTTCTCCAACTATTTCTTCACACAATAACCAGCCTACTCTGTACGACTCCTATCCcttccaaatttcttttggaatatTATAAGCTGCTTCATATTCATAAATTGCACAGTGATTAATCCCAGGCCACTTTAAGTTTAAGATAGGGAATTGATATTCGCATTCCCTATTTAATTTCCTGCGCTCCGATTCACCCACAAAAAATATATAGTCTCTGAGGAATGCTACTAGAGGCCTAACTGAAGAGTGCGCATACCAGAAAGAAGTGAAAAATCACTCACTCCAGTATCATATGATCGACTCTCTATCACAATTACATGGAAATTGAGAAGCAGAAAGGATAATAACAAGAACGAAAAATTACGTCTCAGACAAGGGCTCTTCCATCATATGCGAGCAACATAGGAATTAGCCTGGGTTACGTATCTCACCCATCTATACGGATTGtaagttttggatttttttgctATCTGCAAGTATTTCACCTGCATCAGAGAATTCTGAATATTAGTCAACTGCAAGAAGAATGACAACTCATCCGGAAGGGGATCCAAAGAGGAAATAAGAAGAATCAATAACGGCCTTTAGATTACTAAGAAGTATTGATATTCTTACCTGGAGCCTAGAAGGGTTGTACATTGGTACGGTGAAGGTCATGCTCACAGGTCCAGCCTCCTTTGTGATATTCCCTGCATCAATCAGCACCATTGAGATCAATATAGCAATGAATGAGGAAATATCTAACACACAGAACTAAGAGAATCATCTCCCCAAAAGTTCAAGAATCTTCTAGCGTACCATGTAATTCTTGCGAAAAAGTCAGCTTAGCACGCAGTGTATGTTCTGATCCACCGATGATCTGCAGATATTGTATCAATCAGCAACACTTGCCAGATAATTAAGTTACAATACACTTCAGCAAACTGAATAAAAGAGTTTTAAGCATGTTGAAAGTCAGGAATGCTAGGAAGAAAACGTTGCCTTCTTCAAACTCCACTCCAGTCTCCTATTTGATTCCTTGAAATCAGTTGTCTGTCCAACGGCTCCAGGTTCCAACTCAAAACTAACTCTGAATGAAGGATAGAAAAGAAGTTAGCATCCAACACCAAACAATTTATAGTGCACCTTATTGGTTAATACACTCGCGTTGCCAGACTTTAGCCTTTTGATCTAAAGCAGATGCGCAATACAAGTCTAACTAAGCCCGACCAAGAACAATGCATATCATAAACTGGTTGCTGTAAAGCTTAAACGAGATTCCCTGCCCTCTAATCAGCAGGATCTATCACTCcgaataaagtaaataaaagtGGAGAAGGGGGGATAAAAGAGGGAGAGACAAGTTGATGCAAGCTTTTGTTCGAGATAATTAACGGAGAGGTAAAGTACGATGTCTTGTTTCCTTGTGATTGTGAAAGCAGCCTAAGGCTAAAGAGTAATGAATGCCCCCGCAAGAAAGAGTCCTCCAACCTCACAAATTCTCGAGCCTATCTGAAATATAGCATGGTGGTCAAGGGCCCGCTAAAGACAGGGATTAGATTCTCACCATGCCCATCACTATTCCTGCTTTCTCCGCTCTAGTCTAACTTATAACTAATCCCATCCCACTTCTCCACTCTAGCTGAATTCCTCAGTATCCGCAATCCTCTCCACCTAAACTTCTCTCTCATGCAGAAGAGAAAAATGATCTCAGTATGGCAATTATTTTTGCAAGTTCTATGCTCCTACATTCTTCtgcaacacccccccccccacaacacacaaaaaaaaacccaaaaaaaaaacaaaaaaacgaAGAAGAAGCTGTTTTTGTTAACTCGCACAAAAGGACGTGCAACTCACTTCAGAGAAGgaaaatattccaaacttaCCTTGTGGTGTATTTAGGCAATGGCATCTGCACTACAATTGTATTTGCAGTAATGCTTGAAGGAAACTCAGCACGGATTTTCAACATAACTTCAGCCTGAAGAAACAGAAAGATGGAGAATTTACAGCTAATCAGAAGCACAATCTCACAGTCCAATTTTGGCCAGTAGGattgccccttttttttttttcagttgctCCAATTTTAAGGAAGAAATGCATGGAAACAAGATTTGTAGACACTACCTAACAAGTCTAACAACTTAAGATATAATACAAGTTAAAAGGAAAGCTTATACGGATTAAAACATCAAGTTCCAGGAAACAGAAATCTACCCTAAGCTGTCCAGCTTCTTCAATTAATGTGTTAATACGGAAAGGAGGCTTAAATTCCTGAGTTATACGGTAATTCATGACTGGAAATTCACCGTCTGGTGGAACCTGATCAAACAAAAAGGACAAAGCAACCAATTCAGACAAAAAGGATTCTCGTAAGGAACCAAAACCGATACAGTTCGCGAACGTCTCGTATCATTCACCAGACTTAGGGTCCTGTCCACATCAAAACTATCCAGATGTACAGACTCATGGAAATTGCAGTCATCCAGTATTACAGCACCTGAACCTGACGAACCCCCATAATCTGACACAGAACATAAAGTTTGATGAGGTAGTGTCCTCCAATACAATGCAGTATAGGACACTTCTGAGAGTCTGGGAAATAGGAAGCCTTAAAAGAACATATTACAATACATGCACAGTATACGATAAAAGATCTATTGAATCATTGTATGGGACTTTTAGATTGAGAACAGGTTAAAGAACGAATCATAGAAGTTTAGAAATATATATGTAGGCAAGCAATTTGAAATACCATATATTGACCTCCCGCCTCTTCCAATGGTTAGCTCATCAGTAAGAGCTAATCTGATTTCTGGATTTCCAGTCAGATAACTCTTCATTTGAATAGTTCCATCAATTTCAGAAGTTAATATATATCCCTGAAGAGCATGAGCAACATAATCTTACAACAAATGGAAATAATCTGAAAATTACATAAGTCAAATTACACTAGAGATCCTAAAAAGAATGCAGATTCAAGCACTACATCACAGGCAAGTTACTCCTTTTACAGAAGATTAGCTGGGTAATGATAAGCATGAACACAACAGTTCACTGTGTGTGGCACATAAAGCGTGAAACATCAAACTACAGGAAAATAACAAATCCCTTAGCTGAGAACTATATAGTACAAAACTTTAACTTTCTTTTCCCCCTAGATATGTTGATTTTTTAGTTTTCTTCCTTTATTGTCCATTACTTTCATTGATAAACAACATCCAGAGTTTT
Protein-coding regions in this window:
- the LOC113714901 gene encoding AP-4 complex subunit mu isoform X1, which produces MISQFFVLSQRGDNIVFRDYRGDVQKGSAEIFFRKVKFWSEDAEEEAPPVFNVDGVNYFHVKVVGLLFVATMRTNTSPSLVLELLQRIARVIKDYLGVLSEDSLRKNFVLVYELLDEVIDFGYVQTTSTEVLKSYVFNEPIVVDAARLPPLGPASLFMQGSKRMPGTAITKSVVANEPGGRKREEIFVDIIEKISVTFSSSGYILTSEIDGTIQMKSYLTGNPEIRLALTDELTIGRGGRSIYDYGGSSGSGAVILDDCNFHESVHLDSFDVDRTLSLVPPDGEFPVMNYRITQEFKPPFRINTLIEEAGQLRAEVMLKIRAEFPSSITANTIVVQMPLPKYTTRVSFELEPGAVGQTTDFKESNRRLEWSLKKIIGGSEHTLRAKLTFSQELHGNITKEAGPVSMTFTVPMYNPSRLQVKYLQIAKKSKTYNPYRWVRYVTQANSYVARI
- the LOC113714901 gene encoding AP-4 complex subunit mu isoform X2; protein product: MRTNTSPSLVLELLQRIARVIKDYLGVLSEDSLRKNFVLVYELLDEVIDFGYVQTTSTEVLKSYVFNEPIVVDAARLPPLGPASLFMQGSKRMPGTAITKSVVANEPGGRKREEIFVDIIEKISVTFSSSGYILTSEIDGTIQMKSYLTGNPEIRLALTDELTIGRGGRSIYDYGGSSGSGAVILDDCNFHESVHLDSFDVDRTLSLVPPDGEFPVMNYRITQEFKPPFRINTLIEEAGQLRAEVMLKIRAEFPSSITANTIVVQMPLPKYTTRVSFELEPGAVGQTTDFKESNRRLEWSLKKIIGGSEHTLRAKLTFSQELHGNITKEAGPVSMTFTVPMYNPSRLQVKYLQIAKKSKTYNPYRWVRYVTQANSYVARI